A stretch of Pseudobdellovibrionaceae bacterium DNA encodes these proteins:
- a CDS encoding flagellin FliC, giving the protein MSLRINTNMAAITAQRAMAQTQRKLGTAMEQLSTGNRVGDPSTGAADFAISEHLRAQIRGQKAARINAENATSFMQVAEGGLSEQTNVLIRMRELAVQSASDTFSNTERGMLDLEFQQLAQEFDRIARTTKFGSTDLLAGGSKDFEFQIGPGGSGADVIKFTSDANTTAGHLDVDGQSVADKSDARDSIEVLDEALTTVASARANFGAAMSRLDHVTNNSDIMTENLEAARSRIADTDVAEASSEMFKQQALTQYQLAVMSQANQFPGSVLRLIA; this is encoded by the coding sequence GTGAGCCTTCGAATCAATACCAACATGGCCGCCATCACCGCGCAGCGGGCGATGGCCCAAACCCAGCGTAAGCTCGGCACCGCGATGGAGCAGCTTTCGACGGGCAATCGGGTGGGCGATCCCAGTACGGGCGCCGCCGACTTCGCGATCTCCGAACATCTGCGCGCGCAAATCCGCGGTCAAAAGGCCGCGCGGATCAATGCGGAAAACGCGACTTCCTTCATGCAAGTCGCCGAGGGTGGGCTCAGTGAACAAACCAATGTTCTGATTCGAATGCGCGAACTGGCTGTGCAGTCCGCGAGTGACACATTTTCGAATACGGAGCGCGGGATGCTGGATCTTGAGTTCCAGCAGCTGGCGCAAGAATTCGATCGCATCGCGCGGACGACCAAATTCGGTTCGACGGATCTTTTGGCGGGCGGCTCGAAGGATTTCGAATTCCAGATCGGTCCGGGCGGTAGCGGCGCGGACGTGATCAAATTCACCTCGGACGCGAATACGACCGCGGGGCATCTCGATGTGGACGGGCAGTCGGTCGCCGACAAGTCGGATGCGCGCGATTCCATCGAAGTTCTCGACGAGGCTTTGACGACCGTCGCATCGGCACGCGCGAACTTCGGCGCGGCGATGTCGCGTCTGGATCATGTGACGAACAACTCGGATATCATGACCGAGAATCTCGAGGCCGCTCGTTCGCGTATCGCCGATACCGACGTGGCCGAGGCGTCGAGCGAGATGTTCAAACAGCAAGCGCTCACGCAGTACCAACTCGCCGTGATGTCGCAGGCGAATCAGTTTCCGGGCTCTGTGCTTCGATTGATCGCGTAA
- a CDS encoding flagellin FliC encodes MGLRIQTNLPSISAQRVLGVQQQRMQHATQALASGSRIVSAADDAAGLAISENLRGQIRGISQARNNAFNAGSAIQISEGGLNEVNNVLIRLRELGIQAASDTVGEKERTFLNEEAKQLILEADRIANTTQFGDQKLLDGSGGEMTFHVGPFAGEENTVSYSLAANARAGELGIEGLEMTDKESAREVLSVVDEALVKVSTMRANFGAVQSRLNATVSNLDIQHENLSAANSRLRDVDVAKESAEMASAQVLQSAAVSVLAQANTFPGMALKLLG; translated from the coding sequence ATGGGCTTAAGAATTCAAACTAACTTGCCGTCGATTTCGGCGCAGCGAGTTCTCGGAGTGCAGCAACAACGTATGCAGCACGCGACTCAAGCACTGGCGTCAGGTAGCCGGATCGTCAGCGCGGCGGATGATGCCGCTGGTCTCGCGATTTCGGAAAACTTGCGCGGTCAAATCCGCGGTATCTCGCAAGCGCGTAACAACGCGTTCAATGCGGGCTCGGCGATCCAGATCTCTGAAGGGGGCCTGAACGAGGTCAACAACGTGTTGATTCGTTTGCGGGAACTCGGGATCCAGGCCGCATCCGACACGGTCGGAGAGAAAGAGCGGACATTCCTTAATGAAGAAGCAAAACAGCTGATCCTTGAAGCGGATCGTATCGCGAACACAACACAGTTCGGCGATCAGAAACTGCTCGATGGTTCAGGTGGTGAAATGACTTTCCACGTCGGCCCCTTCGCCGGTGAGGAAAACACGGTCTCGTATTCGCTCGCGGCGAACGCCCGTGCCGGTGAACTCGGCATCGAAGGTCTCGAAATGACGGATAAGGAATCCGCTCGCGAGGTCCTGAGTGTTGTCGATGAAGCCTTGGTGAAAGTTTCGACGATGCGAGCGAACTTCGGTGCGGTTCAAAGCCGACTGAACGCTACGGTTTCGAACTTGGATATCCAGCATGAAAACTTGTCGGCCGCCAACTCGCGCCTGCGTGACGTCGATGTCGCGAAGGAATCCGCGGAAATGGCTTCGGCACAGGTTCTTCAATCGGCTGCGGTGTCGGTCTTGGCTCAAGCCAACACCTTCCCCGGCATGGCGCTGAAGCTCTTGGGTTGA
- a CDS encoding GNAT family N-acetyltransferase produces the protein MNISFVAFQPSSDGVALAQFLTSQQWPFHVHSSVSEEQILQSVREGNYSGENNHTFWIVGADEKRIGIVRLFEMDDIEDGAPVFDIRISSNFQGLGIGRSAVKWLTNYLFNGWPSLQRIEGTTRVDNVAMRKVFEFCGYVKEGHYRQSWPAQDGALKDTVSYAILRSDWLSGTRTPVKWTE, from the coding sequence ATGAATATTTCTTTCGTAGCCTTCCAACCTTCTTCTGATGGTGTCGCGTTAGCGCAATTTCTTACGAGTCAGCAGTGGCCGTTTCATGTCCACTCGAGCGTTTCCGAAGAACAAATTCTTCAGTCCGTACGGGAAGGAAATTACTCGGGGGAAAACAACCATACGTTTTGGATCGTTGGCGCAGACGAAAAAAGAATCGGTATCGTTCGTCTATTTGAAATGGACGACATCGAGGATGGAGCGCCCGTATTTGACATCCGCATTTCCAGTAACTTCCAGGGATTGGGAATTGGCAGAAGCGCCGTCAAATGGCTCACCAATTACTTGTTCAATGGATGGCCTTCTCTTCAACGTATTGAGGGCACCACTCGTGTGGACAACGTCGCGATGAGAAAAGTATTTGAATTTTGCGGTTACGTTAAGGAAGGCCACTACCGACAATCATGGCCAGCCCAAGATGGCGCCCTTAAAGACACGGTCAGTTATGCGATATTAAGAAGCGATTGGCTAAGTGGCACCCGAACTCCGGTGAAGTGGACGGAATGA
- a CDS encoding flagellin FliC, producing MGMRISTNVSSINAQRTLTASQREINKSMAQLSSGSRITKAADDAAGLGISEMLKSQIRSYSQASRNANDAISMVQVAEGGLGEISNILTRMRELGIQAASDTVGDKERSYLNLEVSQLKEEVQRIAKTTKFGSTNLLDGTGSKFDIQVGINNDSFEDRISFDSSVLNATSAELGIDDVDYSNKEGAQDFLMVVDEAQSRVAAYRANVGALQNRFSSTIENLGAQHENLSAANSRIRDADIATSTSEMARNQVLLNASTSVLASANQQPQLALKLIG from the coding sequence ATGGGAATGAGAATTTCGACAAACGTGTCTTCGATCAATGCGCAGCGTACACTCACGGCGTCGCAGCGTGAAATCAACAAGAGCATGGCTCAGCTGTCCTCGGGCAGCCGTATCACTAAGGCAGCGGACGATGCTGCGGGTCTCGGGATTTCGGAAATGTTGAAATCGCAGATTCGCTCTTATTCTCAGGCATCGCGCAACGCGAACGACGCCATCTCGATGGTGCAAGTCGCGGAAGGTGGACTTGGTGAAATCTCGAATATCCTGACCCGTATGCGCGAACTGGGCATCCAGGCCGCATCGGACACTGTCGGCGACAAAGAACGTTCTTACTTGAACCTCGAAGTCAGCCAATTGAAAGAAGAAGTCCAACGTATCGCGAAGACGACCAAGTTCGGCAGCACGAACCTGCTCGATGGCACCGGATCGAAATTCGATATCCAAGTCGGTATCAACAACGACAGCTTCGAAGATCGCATTTCGTTCGATTCGTCGGTCCTGAACGCGACGAGCGCGGAACTGGGCATCGACGACGTGGACTACTCCAATAAAGAGGGCGCACAAGACTTCCTGATGGTGGTCGATGAAGCTCAATCGCGGGTTGCGGCTTACCGCGCTAATGTGGGTGCTCTGCAAAACCGCTTCTCTTCGACGATCGAAAACTTGGGCGCGCAACACGAAAACCTCTCGGCCGCGAACTCGCGTATCCGTGATGCCGACATCGCGACCAGCACGTCGGAAATGGCCCGCAACCAGGTTCTGCTGAACGCTTCGACTTCGGTCCTCGCGTCGGCGAACCAACAGCCCCAGCTCGCGCTGAAGCTGATCGGTTGA
- a CDS encoding murein L,D-transpeptidase catalytic domain family protein has protein sequence MGSVRFLALAILILSFQNANANNANCSDLSPEAKQNMQSWLNKCGSKLANNGAGKVAIVDMGGSEPKLFLLDKQTLSCSLAVPVEIGKNSVGRPPKAGNEAESNMTPAGFHITRLHQGERYGPNNSLAMDGTGSENNNSLSRAILLHAKQPGVNTIGCIGVPPEHLNTVMNELGTGSVIYNHFPNEKGGDSQNNCDGKGAGAPTNRNYHGGPGQSQEGSRTRGRN, from the coding sequence ATGGGAAGCGTTCGTTTTCTCGCGCTCGCGATCTTGATCTTGAGTTTTCAAAACGCCAATGCCAACAACGCCAATTGTTCCGACCTTTCGCCGGAAGCGAAGCAGAATATGCAGAGCTGGCTGAATAAGTGCGGATCGAAGCTCGCCAACAACGGTGCGGGCAAAGTCGCGATCGTGGACATGGGCGGAAGCGAGCCCAAACTTTTCCTTTTGGACAAACAGACTTTGAGTTGTTCGCTGGCCGTTCCGGTCGAGATCGGTAAAAACAGCGTCGGACGTCCCCCGAAGGCCGGTAATGAAGCTGAAAGCAACATGACTCCGGCGGGATTTCACATCACTCGTTTGCATCAGGGCGAACGTTACGGACCAAACAATTCTTTAGCGATGGACGGCACGGGCAGCGAGAACAACAACAGCCTCAGCCGCGCTATTTTGCTGCACGCCAAACAACCCGGGGTCAATACGATCGGTTGCATCGGCGTTCCCCCCGAGCATTTGAATACGGTGATGAACGAGCTCGGTACGGGCTCGGTGATTTATAATCACTTCCCAAATGAAAAGGGCGGCGATAGCCAAAACAACTGCGACGGTAAAGGCGCCGGAGCGCCGACGAACCGCAATTACCACGGCGGTCCCGGTCAATCGCAAGAGGGTTCGAGAACCCGAGGTCGGAACTAA
- the fliD gene encoding flagellar filament capping protein FliD encodes MAAIRFSGMASGLPPNIVEQIMDAERIPVKQMEAKKADEDNKLTLVTDLETKVNAITKSIGEMVGIRGFANHKFVSSDTNVIDGAVDPEKVVTGDWQIEVVQLAQKPGAISNGFPDKDKTQLGVGYLRFETTEGRKDVYISQSNNTLQGVANAINSSNVGLRAQVMNDAKDADNPFRLMVTGMATGKGNEVEFPKIYMLDGDRDVFFEESRPAQNAIVKMDGFQMEIPENKLEDVIPGVSLDLKSTAPGRAINLSVKEDHEKITGKIKEFVDSYNAALQFIQDQHKLQKDKRTGKERLGPLGGDSLVRSTESALRRVIMAPQLGTGSTIGRIAELGIEFGRNGTLSYSEEKFQKKLNADPRMVANFLRGDGFATGFIPTLKREISNLTNSAFGPLANRKRGLTDKINQIDRRIDMKERQLEKKEEQLRSKFADLESKMSNLQSQGAAVGGIAAAAKAGAGG; translated from the coding sequence ATGGCGGCAATTCGTTTCTCGGGAATGGCCAGTGGTCTTCCCCCGAACATTGTAGAGCAGATCATGGATGCGGAGCGCATCCCGGTGAAGCAAATGGAGGCCAAGAAGGCGGACGAGGACAACAAGTTGACCCTCGTGACCGATCTGGAGACCAAGGTGAACGCCATCACCAAAAGCATCGGGGAAATGGTCGGCATCCGCGGATTCGCGAATCACAAGTTCGTTTCCTCGGACACGAACGTCATCGACGGCGCCGTCGACCCGGAAAAGGTCGTGACCGGCGATTGGCAGATCGAAGTCGTACAGCTCGCGCAGAAACCCGGGGCGATCAGCAACGGCTTTCCCGACAAAGACAAAACTCAGCTGGGCGTCGGTTACTTGCGCTTCGAAACCACGGAAGGACGCAAGGACGTTTACATCAGTCAGTCGAATAATACGCTCCAAGGCGTGGCGAACGCGATCAACTCCTCCAACGTGGGCCTGCGCGCGCAGGTCATGAACGACGCCAAGGATGCGGACAATCCCTTCCGTTTGATGGTGACGGGAATGGCGACGGGTAAAGGCAACGAAGTCGAGTTCCCGAAGATCTACATGCTGGATGGTGATCGTGACGTCTTCTTCGAAGAATCGCGTCCCGCGCAGAACGCGATCGTCAAAATGGACGGATTCCAGATGGAGATTCCCGAGAATAAACTCGAGGACGTCATCCCCGGCGTGAGTTTGGATTTGAAATCGACCGCGCCCGGCCGCGCGATCAATTTGTCCGTGAAAGAAGATCACGAAAAGATCACGGGCAAGATCAAGGAATTCGTCGATTCGTACAACGCGGCCCTGCAGTTCATTCAGGACCAGCACAAACTTCAGAAGGACAAACGAACCGGTAAAGAACGTTTGGGCCCTTTGGGCGGTGATAGCCTGGTGCGCTCGACCGAGTCGGCGCTTCGCCGCGTGATCATGGCGCCGCAGCTCGGAACCGGTAGCACGATCGGCCGTATCGCCGAGCTCGGGATCGAATTCGGCCGTAACGGAACGCTGTCCTACTCGGAAGAAAAATTTCAGAAGAAATTGAACGCGGATCCGCGGATGGTCGCGAACTTTTTGCGCGGCGACGGATTCGCGACGGGATTCATTCCGACTTTGAAGCGTGAGATTTCGAATCTGACGAATTCGGCTTTCGGACCTTTGGCCAATCGTAAGCGGGGTCTGACGGATAAGATCAATCAGATCGACCGTCGGATCGACATGAAGGAACGGCAGCTCGAAAAGAAGGAAGAACAGCTGCGCTCGAAATTCGCGGATTTGGAAAGCAAGATGTCCAATCTGCAAAGTCAGGGTGCGGCCGTGGGTGGAATCGCGGCGGCGGCGAAAGCCGGCGCGGGCGGGTAG
- the fliS gene encoding flagellar export chaperone FliS has protein sequence MSNPYQKYKQTQVTSASREKLLLLMYEGAIKFTKKAITAAEEKNVAERCTNIGRAYDIVSELNNTLDHKVGGPIAANLEQLYMFITDQFTKANINGTVEPLQNALKILETLYEGWVQAVEQVKKQESAQAGTGAKG, from the coding sequence ATGAGTAATCCGTATCAGAAGTACAAACAGACTCAGGTGACCAGCGCCAGCCGCGAGAAGCTGCTGCTCTTGATGTACGAAGGTGCGATCAAGTTCACCAAGAAGGCGATCACCGCGGCGGAAGAGAAGAACGTCGCCGAACGTTGCACCAACATCGGTCGCGCGTACGATATCGTCAGCGAGCTGAACAACACGCTCGATCACAAAGTCGGGGGGCCGATCGCGGCGAACCTCGAGCAATTGTATATGTTTATCACCGATCAGTTCACGAAAGCGAACATCAACGGCACGGTCGAGCCTTTACAGAACGCGCTGAAGATTCTGGAAACCCTGTACGAGGGGTGGGTCCAGGCGGTCGAGCAAGTGAAGAAACAGGAATCCGCGCAAGCGGGAACGGGCGCCAAGGGCTGA
- a CDS encoding tetratricopeptide repeat protein, giving the protein MVHAERPVARAQSAETRRQAIAEFENEFSDVPALVGNAEVLAQNQERALALVLLRQAMSEDSFHVSSLRRIYNLLPGGEWTLAERTAIAETLSTTTKLASDTLRLAKLEYEKGDLGRSLEMYFEAAAQIREEDQTVFEIYKDIGNIYVRQGDFDGAEEYYHKAFALNPDSDALHVNLGTLEIQRQEWGAARDRFRFALGLNERNDKAWVGLALAHYHLGDTELAFGNLEKAIDLAPGNRTAVLLLAGWAEKHNRTEEAINALENYLGEVSFDEDMSLALIQLFCREKNYFCAKFEIERTLLWNPTRPDLFELLKKIEDLEGAEAEPVFKKSGLAGEIFG; this is encoded by the coding sequence ATGGTCCACGCGGAGCGTCCGGTCGCGCGCGCACAGAGCGCGGAAACTCGTCGCCAGGCGATCGCCGAATTCGAAAATGAATTTTCGGACGTGCCCGCACTCGTCGGCAACGCCGAAGTCTTAGCGCAGAATCAAGAGCGCGCGCTGGCGCTTGTGCTTTTGCGCCAAGCGATGAGCGAGGATAGCTTTCACGTTTCCTCTTTGCGCCGAATTTATAATCTGCTGCCCGGGGGCGAGTGGACCCTGGCCGAGCGGACCGCGATCGCCGAGACTTTGTCGACGACGACGAAGCTCGCCAGCGATACGCTGCGCTTGGCGAAACTCGAGTACGAGAAAGGCGACCTGGGACGCTCGCTCGAAATGTACTTCGAGGCGGCCGCGCAAATTCGTGAAGAGGACCAAACCGTTTTTGAAATCTACAAGGACATCGGGAACATTTACGTCCGCCAAGGCGACTTCGACGGCGCGGAAGAGTATTACCACAAGGCTTTCGCATTGAATCCCGACAGTGACGCCCTTCACGTCAATCTGGGGACGCTCGAAATCCAGCGTCAAGAATGGGGCGCCGCCCGTGACCGTTTCCGTTTCGCACTGGGACTCAACGAAAGAAACGACAAAGCCTGGGTCGGTCTGGCGTTGGCGCATTATCACTTGGGCGACACCGAGCTGGCTTTCGGTAACTTGGAAAAGGCGATCGACCTCGCTCCCGGCAATCGGACGGCGGTTCTGCTGCTCGCCGGCTGGGCCGAAAAGCACAATCGCACGGAAGAGGCGATCAACGCTTTGGAAAACTATCTGGGGGAAGTTTCTTTCGACGAGGACATGTCCCTGGCCCTGATCCAACTTTTCTGCCGCGAGAAGAATTACTTCTGCGCGAAATTTGAAATTGAACGCACGTTACTTTGGAACCCGACGCGTCCCGATCTTTTCGAACTGCTGAAGAAGATCGAAGACCTCGAGGGCGCGGAAGCCGAACCGGTTTTCAAAAAGTCGGGCTTGGCCGGGGAGATCTTCGGGTGA
- a CDS encoding glycosyltransferase family 9 protein, with product MRILALSLLRLGDLFHHVHLLREIKRRAEATTRTGSVELHVLAFTDTKAAEKLFPEFRFHFIPRAELQTELVERHRSWRRALQLLKTSIRDLNEYDFTQTYNLTHTSFSGRIMDLLECPEKKGLRFEDGRAVLDGQGLRYVNEIWAFEKEPLFNWIDATAASVDTPEPPIMAADARERGEVWLQPLTSDSKKNWSIPKWRELARRLRAQNTKFRFIAAPGEGALLATALGEDVYEMTFQALRETREHCALLVAGDTSVLHFAVLEKIPVMGIYLGPANPFKTPPRQKGAGIWWSPVGCSPCGHRSTCSQATHACEEALGAEEVELAILAKLKKIDIGSHLTQAHALYGEVQSFGRVHFRRNDAEAKPGRSPGSLSVAGARPA from the coding sequence ATGAGAATCCTGGCTTTGTCCCTTCTTCGTTTAGGAGATCTGTTTCATCACGTGCACCTGTTGCGCGAGATCAAACGTCGCGCGGAAGCGACGACCCGTACGGGTTCGGTGGAACTGCACGTCCTTGCCTTTACGGATACGAAAGCCGCGGAAAAGCTTTTCCCGGAATTCCGCTTTCACTTCATCCCGCGTGCGGAGTTGCAGACCGAGCTGGTCGAGCGTCACCGGAGCTGGCGCCGCGCCCTGCAGCTTTTGAAAACGTCGATTCGCGATCTGAATGAATACGACTTCACGCAAACCTACAATCTGACGCACACTTCGTTTTCGGGGCGGATCATGGATTTGCTCGAGTGTCCCGAAAAGAAGGGGCTTCGCTTCGAGGACGGCCGCGCCGTTTTGGACGGACAAGGTCTGCGTTACGTGAACGAGATCTGGGCGTTCGAAAAGGAACCCCTGTTCAATTGGATCGACGCCACCGCGGCCTCGGTCGATACGCCGGAGCCGCCCATCATGGCTGCGGACGCGCGTGAGCGCGGTGAAGTTTGGCTGCAACCTTTGACCAGCGATTCGAAAAAGAATTGGTCCATTCCGAAGTGGCGTGAACTCGCGCGCCGCCTGCGCGCGCAGAATACGAAGTTCCGTTTCATCGCGGCGCCTGGCGAGGGGGCCTTGTTGGCCACGGCCTTGGGTGAAGACGTTTACGAAATGACTTTCCAAGCCCTGCGCGAAACGCGTGAACACTGCGCGCTGCTCGTCGCCGGCGATACGAGCGTCTTGCATTTCGCGGTGCTGGAGAAGATCCCGGTCATGGGGATTTATTTGGGCCCGGCGAATCCGTTCAAAACTCCACCCCGTCAAAAGGGCGCCGGCATTTGGTGGTCGCCCGTGGGCTGCTCGCCTTGCGGCCATCGTTCGACCTGTAGCCAGGCCACGCACGCGTGCGAAGAGGCCCTTGGCGCCGAGGAAGTCGAACTGGCCATTCTTGCGAAACTTAAGAAAATCGACATCGGATCACACCTGACCCAAGCCCATGCGCTTTATGGAGAAGTGCAGAGTTTCGGTCGGGTGCATTTCAGGAGGAATGATGCAGAAGCAAAACCCGGGCGCAGCCCTGGAAGCTTATCTGTTGCAGGCGCTCGCCCGGCTTGA
- a CDS encoding glycosyltransferase family 9 protein, with the protein MKILAIQLARLGDIYQSWPGLRALKRMLPDAEIHVLARPRFMGAFEGLDAVSKVKVFPSQDILSAYGAGDVAATAAEGQILTPRDQLAVAKIENVVRDLEDESYDWIINLSFSPLSADLTSLLSGPDTKVSGYTRFDDGYLNLPDAMSAYFFAQVGHDRGNRFHLCEIFGTLCEVDLTPADWRAPVLPAVRTELPGEYIAVHVGGSESHKSISVSKWISILRHLRGLQPFKFVLIGGQEDADKGLQLQSVAPDGEVLNLAGQLSLLETMSVIANAKCLIGPDSAPIHMASLTGTPTLNLSVGQVNHYETGPRAAGSVVLKAASEDELMSNVIGDRFIEMVHGLRYPLGTIEVKPGTPSYTGSTTREANFVWDFMQAIYMGTQFPAVEELIFLEGIKQLADVNSFMLEQLEGVRTVEDLQNRNALLQRGEEVIETIAKLVPALAPLVRWYQTEKVRVGPQPLDRVLSRNIEIQRLLQGVIEIYKPGGAPATQPEKDAL; encoded by the coding sequence ATGAAAATACTCGCGATACAACTCGCCAGACTCGGTGATATCTATCAAAGCTGGCCGGGCCTGCGTGCGCTGAAGCGAATGCTTCCGGACGCCGAGATTCACGTCTTGGCGCGTCCGCGTTTCATGGGCGCCTTCGAAGGTTTGGATGCCGTTTCGAAGGTGAAGGTCTTTCCGTCGCAAGACATTCTATCCGCTTACGGAGCGGGGGATGTCGCCGCCACGGCTGCCGAAGGACAGATTCTGACCCCGCGCGATCAGCTCGCGGTCGCGAAAATTGAAAACGTCGTGCGCGATCTGGAAGACGAAAGCTACGACTGGATCATCAACTTGTCCTTTTCGCCGTTGTCGGCGGATCTGACGTCGTTGCTCAGCGGACCGGACACGAAGGTGTCGGGTTACACGCGTTTTGACGACGGGTATCTCAATCTACCCGATGCGATGAGCGCGTATTTCTTCGCGCAGGTTGGTCATGACCGTGGCAATCGCTTTCATCTGTGCGAGATCTTCGGCACGCTTTGCGAAGTCGATTTGACGCCCGCGGATTGGCGCGCCCCGGTTCTGCCGGCGGTCCGCACGGAGCTGCCCGGTGAGTATATCGCCGTGCACGTCGGAGGATCCGAGTCGCACAAATCGATCTCGGTTTCGAAATGGATTTCGATTCTGCGGCACTTGCGCGGTTTGCAGCCGTTCAAGTTCGTTTTGATCGGCGGTCAAGAAGACGCCGACAAAGGCCTGCAGCTGCAATCTGTCGCGCCTGACGGCGAGGTGCTGAATCTGGCGGGGCAGCTGTCGCTGCTCGAGACCATGTCGGTGATCGCGAACGCGAAGTGTTTGATTGGTCCCGATAGCGCGCCCATCCACATGGCGTCGTTGACGGGAACGCCGACGCTGAATCTGAGTGTCGGTCAGGTCAATCACTACGAAACCGGTCCCCGCGCGGCGGGCTCGGTCGTGCTGAAAGCGGCTTCCGAGGATGAGCTGATGTCGAACGTGATCGGGGACCGCTTCATCGAAATGGTGCACGGTCTGCGGTATCCGTTGGGAACGATCGAAGTGAAGCCGGGAACGCCCAGCTACACGGGTTCGACCACGCGCGAGGCGAATTTCGTCTGGGACTTCATGCAGGCGATCTACATGGGAACCCAGTTCCCCGCCGTGGAAGAATTGATCTTCCTGGAAGGGATCAAGCAGCTGGCGGACGTGAATTCGTTCATGCTCGAGCAGCTGGAAGGCGTCCGCACGGTTGAGGATTTGCAAAACCGCAACGCGCTTTTGCAGCGTGGTGAGGAAGTGATCGAGACCATCGCGAAATTGGTGCCGGCATTGGCGCCCCTCGTGCGTTGGTACCAAACCGAGAAGGTTCGGGTCGGTCCGCAGCCCTTGGATCGCGTGCTGAGTCGAAATATCGAGATCCAGCGCCTGCTTCAAGGCGTGATCGAGATTTACAAACCGGGTGGGGCTCCGGCCACGCAGCCCGAAAAGGATGCCTTATGA